The DNA sequence TGCAGCCACATGCGTCACCCTAATTATTCAAAACAACCTGTGTAATGGCAGAAGTTCCAGCCTAAAAGTCTTGTGCCTGGGTGGTGGGGGGTGGAGTTCAATATGTGGAAAGGGAgcaaggagaaaagaaaaagtaagaCAAGTAGACAAAAGTAAGTTCTGTCAGCGCTTGATGAGCCAGCACCAAGAGAAGACCCTGCTTCTGCGAGGAGCTGCCTTAGCGAGTTTATTTACAATTCACAAAATACAGGTGTCGCTCTCAGACAGACAGCGTTCAAGCTTTTCACATTAGTGTCGTCCTCCGACAAACCAAAAGTTCCCCTGCTGTCTCTATCGCTCTGTCTTTGGTGTCCCAATCCTGAAACTTGGCTCCGCATGAGCAACACAATCATTTACTTTAAATAGTCTTCAGctgttttaactttttctcCATACTCGTGTGTCTGaatttaaaataatccaggtttTCCTTTGCTGCTACCTTCCAGGGGAGGATCTGTAGActttctacaaaaaaaaaaaaaaaaaaaaaaaactctactttttacttttttccttGACAAAATCTTCTGTTTCATATATTTGTACAATTCAAAATACAGGTTAGCTTCAAAAGCTGGTTAGGAGAGTTTAGGTATATTATCTAGATTTgtccatatttatatataatatatattatgtacaaTTTCGATCTTCTTTATAGGCTTCTAAACACAAAAGGACATCTCTAGCCGAGGGTCTCTTTGTAGTAGTTGTGCGTTGGATGTATAGCGGCTAACCGAAGGCATGTGTACAAGTAATGTTACTTTGTTCTGTGTACTTGTTTTATTGTcaaagttatgttttttttttggtcctaACAATGATAACTGCTATTAAGTGCTAGGATGTTgtgcgttaaaaaaaaaacataataaaaaaggtAACCTAAAGTGAGCGTCTAAGGTGAATACTCATGCCGTTTTTGTTCCGTCTGTAATTGTTGTTCCAAAACACTAGatgtgcattaaaaaaaataaaaatctatattgttttagaacaaaaatgggataaaaaaaaaaaaacgtaccaGCATGAGTCTACGAGCCTGTCAGCGATGTGTCCGCGGCTCCACCCAGAGACAATCCCTCACGTGTGCGTGAATTTAAAAGCACCCGCAAAAGATACCGAAGTGATGACATGAAACAGTTAATGCAATAACCCCCTTTCCTTATGTTGCGTCAAAAGAAATTGCACTGTGGTCAGAACGCTAACCACAAAGAAAAGCTAAATATTTTTGACCCACCTTTTACAGGGCGTTTTTCCTTTGAAGGACAACACAAAGTGGATAGCTCAGCCGTGCTGAGACCCGATCTCTATCAAGCTGATCCAGTCCACTTCCGCTCATCCAGTCACTGTAACTcacgcaggcacgcacgcaaacacactcTCACATCATCCGTTCCACTCAAGTGTTGAATActggaattatttttttattataaaataaaaaaaaaaaaaaaaaaaaaaaaaaaaaaaaaaaaaaaaaaaaaaattttttttttttctttttttttttttttttttttttttcttttttgtgtgtcgggcagcaaacaaaacaaaaaaaaaaaaaaagaaaaattttttgtgtttttttctttttttttttctgctgccgCGGCGCCGCCCGCGGGGCCCCGggccccctctccccccccgcgcccccccccccccccccccccccccccccccccccggggcgCGGGGGCGCCGCGCCCCCCCCGGGCGGGGGCgggcggggggggggaaaccccccctcccctccttttttttttttctccgcccccccccccccccccccccccccccggggggggggctttttttttttttttttcccttcttaaTGGGGGGGGGCCCAGggggagaaaaaacaacacctCCCCACCGGcggcggggggggggaaatcaaatcgccggcagatcaggctgggtttaccctagagctgggcaatatatcgacattatatcgatatcgtgatatgggactagatatcgtcttagattttggatatcgtaatatcgttaTATGGcgtaagtgttgtctttccctggttttaaaggctgcattacagtagtaATGTCgtagtaaagtgatgtcattttctgaacctaccagactgttgtagctgttctattatttgcctttacccacttagtcattctATCCACATTAccgatgattatttatcaaaaatcccattgtgtaaatattttgtgaaagcaccaattagtcaacactacaatatcgttgcggtatcgatagaggtatttgttcaaaaatatcgtgatatttgattttctccatatcgcccagccctagtttaccCAGTCTACTGTACGCCACCACGTGGTCAGAATTTATCATGGTGATAATACCTTGAAGTGAGAAGTGCAGCATGAGCATTTCAGAGAGGGGTGTAACTCAGCTCATGGCGCAGTTCTTAGAACTTGGATTGTGATGAATTTTCGTCTTTTCTTTCGGCTCTGTATTCAAACGCACTGGATTTGTAACTATGAGGTTAAAGTGCTGACTTTGCCACCAATGTAGGATTGCTTGCcctttttttaatccttttgGCGGGTATGTATGACAAAACTGCTACACAGTTCATTGGAAGTGAATGTAAACGCCCTCAAATTAAAGCTCAAAGTCAGCACTTTAACTTCAGagtcactctttttttcttaatcCAACGTACTTGAGTTCAGAGCCAAAACAAAGTCTGAACGCTAACAATCGGTGGTGGAGGGGATTTCTTTGATCAAATGGCCAAATGCAACTTTGCTTTCACTGTGCCTTGCCCTCCACGAAGCTTTTTGAAAGCCAATAGAGGGAGTTTGTCAAGTTGAACACTAAAatgaaaaatagttaaaaagCGTCATAATTTAGTGGGGCGACTTTAGGAAAACGGGAACTCCCCGTCAACCCCTTCGAGGCTCTTCTCTTACCGATGGGTATTGACGGACATTTCTCCAACGTCTAGAAATCAAGACTATTTGCCTCCTAGGTGTACGTGTCCTCGCCTGCTGTGAACTAGAGCAGACCGCGCTTAATAGATCTCAGGAAAAAAAGTTTGCTCAAAGAATCTAAAGTTcaggagctttttttttttaaaacctttagAGGTTTAGTGATCAATACCGATAGAACCGTGATCGATTGCAATAAACCTTTGCGTTGCCGACACCCCAATCTTACGGCGTGGTGTTTATTTGTCGCCGTCGCGATCGCCGCGCAGCCGTCTCTCGTGCTGGCGCTTGGTGATGATGTATTTGAAGAACTCGTAGACGGACCAGCTGATGGCCGTGGAGGGCATCTGGTAGATGATGCGCGCCTGGACGCCTTTGAAGAAGGCGGGCATGCCTCCCGTTCTGTACACCGTCCGAAAGGCCTCGCAGAGGCCAGAGATGTGGCGGCTGCCGCCGGCGGTGGCGCCGGCGGTGGCGGCGGCGGCCGCCCCGACTGCCCCGGATGCCGTCGCGGCCTCGGCCTGGATCACGTGGATGGCCTGAGCCTCCTGCGTGTTGAGGAGGGTCTTGCAGACGTCGAGGGGCGTGGTGGCGGCGGCGGCCAGGGCGCCGGCCAGCGCGCCCGACACGACGTGGGAGGAAGGGTTGTACTGTCTGTGGGGGTTGAGGAGCTCCTGGAGGTACTCGTAGGTGATGAAGTGGAGCGCCTGGAAGGGCACGTTCATGGTCAGCTGGGTGGTGTAGCTGCGGTAGAAGGCGGCCGGGCCGTCGTGCCGCCACAAAGACCCCACGCAGTCCAGCACGCCACGGTAAGGAGAGTTGAACATCTGCATTCGCTGTTTCACAActgaggggaggagggggggatgAGGGGAAGGAGAGGAAATTAGCAGGGAAAACCCCAAAGTATATATTTCACATGATTACACAATCAAACAGGACCGTGAAAAGAGGAAGTGGGAGGAAGGCAGGAACActagaaaggaaagaaagatgtTTGACCAAActgtctttaaaaataaaaaccttgtTTTCTTAATACAATTCATGGCAAAAATGGGTGGCATATATGGGACTAACGTTACATAAATAAACTGAAAACAATCGCTCATCAATTAGAACATTTAGCAGAATTATTAGAGGCCTAATGCTTGACTATCGAGGACTATTGTTGGCGATGGATTAGCATTTTTTATAAGCTTTAAAAATCCTAAAACTCTTAGCAGAAATATAAAGTTTAACATCAAATAGGATTGTTGAGAAGACAGCTGTGGTCAAGAAAATCTATGTTACTGTGTTGGAAAAACACAAAACGGGCTAAATCTTAATGATCAGAAATatgatgctgatgctgatgaATACATATTTCAAAGTAATTATGCAACTCTTCGACTGGTTTGTTGCAGTAACATTTTGGTAAACAGCACTCCTGTAACACATCTGAGTCTGGAGCTCCACCAAGTGTCCTGATGGCAGAATAACACCGTCAGAGACTTTCTACAAGGGTCTTTGAAAGAGGGTGAGAACTTCTATACATccgtccttccagaaaaatggggagtttttttgtgatcgttgcgggcaaaaatccttgattatgcggcacgttttcttaaaaaatgcgatggaatatgcgggatattcatgcaattttatgcgatgaaattgcgggaacttgcaaaaactgtgtgattccccaacaccctgctttttcgACGATGTTCAtgtcgcgtaattacatcacttcataacgttcccatggcaacaggggaaaacggctgctcttgtgtgaagtaaacgcaacatttttcaactttctgctaagatatatatgTGACCactgcaacgaaaatgcgggaattatgaaatcatgcaagccccgtgcggaaatcagcaatttatgcggcgaaagtgcggcttatttgaaaaaaatgcagccccccgcatgaatatgcggactttggctgattatgcaatcgcataattgcgtttttctggTGGGACTGATACATAGACCGACAGTCAGTCTTCACTATGCagaatatactgtgtgtgtgtgtgtgtgtgtgtgtgtgtgtgtgtgtgtgtgtgtgtgtgtttaggcaAAGCAGAGGAGGTTTTACCTTCGGCTGGGTTCATGGCGGCGTCGTGCAGCACTGTGGCCATGCAGCCCGCCACTCCTGCAGAACAGAGGAAACAGCGAGGCGGATGTTAAAGCCTCAACCACAACGACCTCCTCCCAACGGGTCACTTGGTAGGAAAATGTAACGGCAACTTCTACGGCCACATACACATAAGTCCGTACGGCTTTTAAGCGCGAGAAGAAGAAATATTTACCAAGTACTCAAATTTGCTTTTAAATTTAACAAAAACCAAAATgactgcatttaacccatcctaagtactaggagcagtggacagctatacatacagcatctggggagcaacttgggcttcagtgccttgctcagggacactttgacacGTGGCCGGAAGACCTGGGATTGATCCGCCAACCTTGTGGGGCAACCATTTTACCTCCAGGTCACAAGCCaccctatctatctatcatctatctatctatctatctatctatctatctatctatctatctatctacctacctacctacctacctacctacctacctacctacctacctatctatacAATAGTTCTCACATATTTAATACACAAAAGCTTTGCGAGGTGTGACGTAACCCTACCTGTACAGTCGTATAAACATCCAAGTCACAACAAATACAGTCAATTGTAACATACAGCAcactaaaaaaatgtaaaaagttatGACTAAAGGTCtagaaaaaaatgtaagacCTTTGTAAACTAGGAATACTAATATATACTaattagggctgtgtattggcaagaatatggcgatacacgatacatgggtcacgattcaatatattgcaatatatttcgatactgtgcgtaaggcgatatattgggattttttaaagtataattttagaaaaactaatattaaaaagacgacatgatgttcataaaagtcaaagaagtttactttaggtaaacaattcagtacacagaaaatcaaactgccagtttgggattgtggttcccaggttcttagtgagctaatgtttatatgctaaagtaggccaaagttcagccatagctacgttgttagcttctagcaaaaagtcaggcactgttagtccctgttaggcaaggacactagtggtgcgtctcagcatagccatctagcggtagggggtttaaacacaacataaacgtgaaccactgtcttacatgaattacaaaaacaaataagataGAAAAAtagattgactttttttttttgtatctatacagtattgcaaaataaaatatcgcaatactcaagtgtatcaattttttcttacaccccctAATACTAATAGTTACGTAAAAACCCCTGTATTATCACCAAACCTGccttaaaattgtttaaaagaaaaaaaaaagaaaagaaaaagaaaatagttaAGTTACGTTTGAGCATCGTGAAtgaaaagtaacattttcattggaggtctgtctgtctgtgtgtctgtctgtgtgtctgtctgtgtgtctgtctgtgtgtctgttggaAGACGTCTTACCATTTGCAAAGTGGCTGTTGACTCCGGGGTGAATGGCGTCACTGAGCGAGAACTTGATCTTCTCGTAGCAGGCAAAGTAGAGAGCATGGGCAGGCCCCGCCCCCACCGCCAGCACATTCACACCTCTGATTGGCCGCCACACCCCCTCCGTCCGCACAATCTGCCGAAGGGCGTCCATCACGTTCCTGTAGCGCGCTCCCGGCTCGGGGTGCAGGCTTTGCATGCGAGTCTGGCGTGAGAGGAACAAACGCAGACaccaaaataaaaattacattaTTTATCCAAATTGTTTTCAAGTGTGCAGAGTTTTATAACTCCTGACTTCACAGAGCTAgtgaattatttttttagattagattgGTAGCTGAAGTTATTACAAAAGAAGAACAATGAGCTCTTCCACCATCAGTTGTTCCGGCTGTCCCGGTAATTCTTAAAACAACCACATGATTGATTATAAAACAGACTGTGCCTCGACATCAAACTTAGAGAGAATCGACTGCAGACAAAGTCGCCGACCACAAACCACCAATGGGGACTTAAGAGTGCTGAACGCAACCAGGAAGtggtgcaaaaacaaaaacactagtATTGCTCAGATAAGCAGTACCGTTTGCTGCACAAGGAACATCAGTGAATCTGTGCACGTGAATGTAtttagcgcttttctagtcttaatgacTACTCAAAGGGCTTTTAcacagtacaggaaccattcacacactgtggccgaggcgtctatataaaaaggtgccacctgctcatccgataaacattcacacacatttacaccccgatggcgcagcatcggtaGCAACTCTGGGTTCAgcgtcttgcccaaggacacttcgacatgggactgcagggccagggatcggaCCACCGACCTTCCAATTTGTAGACGACGGCTCTACcgcctgagccacagccgcccccgCGCGTGTATAAATAAAGCGGCCGAATACTGGAGCAATGAATCAAATTCCAAAGCTACCGACCAAGATGCCGTAATAGTTGAACTTCTCATAACATGCAATAAGGGAATTGCCCGTGCCTccaccctccctccccctcgGGGGTGATTATTTACAGTGGCTGGATCCTGGAGGCGTACATGCACATTCCTGCTCCCTGCTTCTGGGAAATGATAACTCAAATGGAATTTGCCCAGTCATCCACAATATGAGCAGTGTATTCAAGTCTggcagagttttttttgtgtgtctttttttgagGCACCAAACTGAAAGATTGCTCAGCCCAAGACTGACAAAGAGCCAGATGGTTAGACCAAAAAGCAGAATCAGATGTCAGTGAACGAAAAAAGACAATACAAAAAGGGCTTTATGTTCATGTCACTTTTTGCACACACATAACTGATTATCTTGACACGTACCTTATTAAAAGGACAGATATTAAGTACAACAGCTGAAGCTTGCCAAACAAGACTAAGAcaaagacttttaaaaaaaaggcatgaGGACCTCGGTCATGCAAACAGCTGAAAGGCAATCAAGATGCAGTCATTGACTCACTTATGTAACATATAGTGTTATGTAATTGCTAACAGGAAGTGGAGGAGGGCGTGTTAAATGTATGTAGTACTTGACACTTTAACTACACATCTTAACAATATAGCTGGTTTTGggccttcaaaataaactaTACATTGTCAACTTGTCATCTTGTGGTGCACTAAATAATATTTCCACTTTTGGTCCGATTGCATGTTGGATGTTCTCGGTGTCTCTTGTTAGGTTTGCTGTTGGCCTGTAAGATGACAGACACTAACCTCTGGGACTAAAACCGTGATCTCTGAGGGACTCATCTTCAACCTGGCAGCTACAGCTGACTCGCCTCTTGCTTGGAAACAAAAGGCCCTTGATTGGATGACAAAGGAGTTATACGGTAACATCTACTATCCACACAGCCGGGAGAAAGGTCTCTCTGCGGTCAAGTTGTTATAGCACATCTAGTAAGCGAGATAACTCTGGGGTCATTTGCACTACAAGGACAGAACGAATgttacccctttttttttttttatgtttgtgccATGGCTTCTCGTCAACATTATTCCTGTTGGTGCCAGTCACTGggaattttttttctccctttagTTAGCAGACATCATGGTGCCTAGGGATGTAACAGTATGAAAATTTAACCTCACAGTTACAGTGACCAAAATGATCACGGTTTTCGGTGTTATCTGCAGtatttttcaaagtgtgttCACTATGTTCAGAAAGCACTGATAGGCGTACACAAGttgaaatagtttcaaaaagtgtaacagttgattatattacaaaaatataggcaaAACCTTATCGAAAGTGCAACTTTTAACATCAAAGGAACAAGGGTTCAGCATGTAAACGGCTTATTTGTCAGGAACATTTCCAGTAGTGCGGatttaaaattatacaaatCCAAATATTCAAGCTAAAACATAAAGAACAATATGTACACAAATCAAAGAAACACCACTATTTATTTAGACTTTGATGAAGCTGGGAAGGATTAAACACGCCGTTTCCACACCGTGGTAATCCACCGCgataatattttaaatgaaaaaaaacgcTAATTGTTATCGTCAACATTTTTATCGTGGTTTAccgttaaaggtcctatgacatgctgctttttggacacacacacacacacacacacacacacacacacacacacacacacacacacacacacacacacacacacacacacacacacacacacacacacacacacacacacacacacacacacacacacacacacacacacacacacacacaaaaataatatgtatctgaagtctctttactgaaattcagccttggtgcagaattccagccactagagccagtcccacaatgagctttccttagtatgagccatttctgtgtctgtagctataaATGCTattattgaggaggaggaggaggggaaaggccttgaccagctgccatgcttcacttgttttcaagccatgatgtctctctctcatgggtgggccaaattctctgagtgggcaaagcagagaaaggggaggtaaccttgcttcttatgacctcataaagagaagattcctgattggcccatctgagctttcattttctcaaaaggcagagcaggatacccagggctcggtttacacctatcaccaatTCTAGCcaatgggggaccataggcaggctgggggggaacacatattaatgttaaaaaacctcataaagtgaaattgtcatgccatgggacctttaaatcccTGATGGTGCCCTTTATTTTGTGCAGTGAGAGAAAGTAACTTCCTCACAGCGAGACATTTAATCACAATATACAAAGTTTAATACAACAGCCATATTGCATTGTGCTTTGCTAACCTTCAATCAATCAGACTGTTACAGGAAGCGACAGACATTTCTACAAGGAAATACATCTGACATTTAGGTTTCATTTCTAAATACCTTGGTGTGCTGGAATACCTTGATACCGCCCAAGCCCAGTAGGAATGTAGCAACTTAACACCAGCTGAATCCTTGTGCTATCATGAAGTGGTTGAAAATATCACTGTAGTGATGGAGAGACGTGTACTCAGGGTGCCGGTCAGTATACTTTGAGATTACAGTTGGGTTTGGTCAGAGGTGCAGCCGAATTTTAAGTTGCAACCAAAGAGATCAGGGAGGGACACAATGCTCTAATCCTGGCTTAAGGTTACGAGCTGCGAGCAATGAGGAAACAGAGTCTGAAATTAGTGGAAAGAATGAACTAGTAGATATCAAAAGATGTTGGCCAACCTGCTGTGCAGGAACACGGAACCAAGATTGTGAAAATCTGGGAAAGAGGAAGTTGAGAACACAACATTACTGTAATCGAACCAAACTGGCTTCCTCGAGCCAAAAGATTTTTGGCCACACAAC is a window from the Perca fluviatilis chromosome 1, GENO_Pfluv_1.0, whole genome shotgun sequence genome containing:
- the LOC120559444 gene encoding mitoferrin-2-like isoform X2, yielding MKGYRRKQPPPHTCWQEPWLESWSTALCTPSTVLRAFCFQARGESAVAARLKMSPSEITVLVPETRMQSLHPEPGARYRNVMDALRQIVRTEGVWRPIRGVNVLAVGAGPAHALYFACYEKIKFSLSDAIHPGVNSHFANGVAGCMATVLHDAAMNPAEVVKQRMQMFNSPYRGVLDCVGSLWRHDGPAAFYRSYTTQLTMNVPFQALHFITYEYLQELLNPHRQYNPSSHVVSGALAGALAAAATTPLDVCKTLLNTQEAQAIHVIQAEAATASGAVGAAAAATAGATAGGSRHISGLCEAFRTVYRTGGMPAFFKGVQARIIYQMPSTAISWSVYEFFKYIITKRQHERRLRGDRDGDK
- the LOC120559444 gene encoding mitoferrin-2-like isoform X1, with the protein product MEADGFVSRRTSVETPGVDSRVTGAAAGAGFRWMGGRLLDTTGGFVGSLSPGMAGEQGFAPVLHRATPETSTSVEPEIDYEGLPQEAATTTHMLAGAVAGIMEHCLMYPIDCVKTRMQSLHPEPGARYRNVMDALRQIVRTEGVWRPIRGVNVLAVGAGPAHALYFACYEKIKFSLSDAIHPGVNSHFANGVAGCMATVLHDAAMNPAEVVKQRMQMFNSPYRGVLDCVGSLWRHDGPAAFYRSYTTQLTMNVPFQALHFITYEYLQELLNPHRQYNPSSHVVSGALAGALAAAATTPLDVCKTLLNTQEAQAIHVIQAEAATASGAVGAAAAATAGATAGGSRHISGLCEAFRTVYRTGGMPAFFKGVQARIIYQMPSTAISWSVYEFFKYIITKRQHERRLRGDRDGDK